In a single window of the Nodularia spumigena CCY9414 genome:
- a CDS encoding alpha/beta fold hydrolase, whose product MATLFCNSRRKFSQGLLFWREAGKGIPVIFLHGAWNDSSQWVSVVESLSDNFHCLSPDLLGFGESENPHVHHSIDLQVECIAEFIQALKLEKVYLVGYSLGGWIAASYALKYPDQVGGLVLLAPEGVGIEGQEKYARKMRKLVSRTPILSTLLKFFRPLNKIAGVKAKIERDFSQRQVLLEYPNACQLLFQRRQSEIEAEFLDKRLHLMQVPVLILQGGQDLLDAVVKSQTYTQLLPKVELQIIAHAGNDLPGCCPGILARDIQNFITANASF is encoded by the coding sequence ATGGCTACCCTATTTTGCAACTCCCGGAGGAAATTCTCTCAAGGGCTATTATTTTGGCGCGAAGCTGGTAAAGGAATTCCTGTAATTTTTTTACATGGTGCTTGGAATGATAGTAGTCAATGGGTATCAGTGGTTGAGTCATTATCTGATAATTTTCATTGTTTGTCACCAGATTTATTAGGGTTTGGTGAGTCAGAAAATCCTCATGTTCATCACTCCATTGATTTACAGGTGGAGTGTATTGCTGAGTTTATTCAAGCTCTGAAACTAGAAAAAGTATACTTAGTAGGTTATTCTCTTGGCGGTTGGATTGCGGCTAGCTATGCTTTAAAGTATCCTGACCAAGTTGGTGGTTTAGTATTACTAGCGCCAGAAGGTGTAGGGATAGAAGGACAAGAAAAATATGCGCGTAAAATGCGAAAATTAGTCAGTCGTACACCAATTTTATCGACACTATTAAAATTTTTTCGACCTTTAAATAAAATTGCGGGAGTGAAAGCAAAAATCGAAAGGGATTTTAGTCAGCGTCAGGTTTTGTTAGAATATCCCAATGCCTGTCAGTTATTATTCCAAAGGCGGCAGTCAGAAATTGAAGCCGAGTTTTTGGATAAAAGATTGCATTTAATGCAAGTTCCAGTTTTGATTTTGCAAGGTGGTCAGGATTTACTTGATGCTGTAGTTAAAAGTCAAACTTATACTCAACTGCTTCCTAAAGTTGAGTTGCAAATCATTGCTCACGCCGGAAATGATTTACCTGGTTGTTGTCCTGGGATTTTAGCTAGGGATATTCAGAATTTTATCACGGCTAATGCAAGTTTTTAG